Genomic DNA from Oryza sativa Japonica Group chromosome 5, ASM3414082v1:
ccggggattatatttctagtaatgtcgttaagaaataccaacaagcatttctgacgctttcttccggagcgtcAGGCCTCAAGTAGTTGCTccgcagaaaactctaccgacaAAGAAACCAACCGTACCAGCGCCACCGACGTTCAAGACTATGGCTAACAAGACTCTCCAcgagttcgctgctccctctgctgacaatgtggTCATTGGGCCACAGGTGAACATAGGCGACGTGGATTTCGACTTGAACTCTagcctcatcacgatggcgcaggctagcccgttttgtggcaagcctaatgaggatgccaatgctcatctgcaacagTTCCTGAAGATCTGTAGCATgtacaccatcaagggcgtCAGTCCCGACACCATCAGGCTACGACTATTTCTGTTCTCCCTTCTTGAgagagcgaagcagtggttctatgccaaccgTGCTGCTGTCAACACCTGGGACAAATGCTCTAGGGCATTTCTCtcgaaattcttcccgatgggcaaaaccaatgcccttcATGGAAGGATTTCcagtttccagcagacaagaGATGAGTCTATTCTTGAAGCATGGGAGCGTCTACAGGAGTAAgtggccgcctgtcctcatcatgggatggacgactaGCTGATCCTGCAGAACTTTTACAATGGACTCACCCCGATGTCCCGCTATCACCTcgacgcggcagctggaggagccttcttctctaaaatggttcaaggagccgttgaactaatagagaagatggtctccaatatgggttggaaCGAGGAACGACTTCAGATGcgtcagcgaggcatgcacaccgtcaaggagtcggagttacttgctgccaagctggacctcctcatgaaatgcttggacgaccacgagaaacggccacaaggcaccgtcaaggccttggactctcACGTCACATGTGAGGTCTGCGGCAACACAGGTCATTCTGGGAATGACTACCCggaaacccgtgaggaggcgatgtacatgggcaacaacaatgGGTATCGTTCACAAGGAGGTTAGGGGTGGAACCAACCACGCCTatattatcaaggaggtaacaacAACGGTAATTTTTCTAAcagccctccttgaaggatctcgtttttgcgcaagctaaaaccacCGATGCATTAAGCAAAAAGCTTGCGGCCAATGATAAGATCCTAGAAAACATTAATGTCAAGTTAGATGGCTTCGCTTCTGCTTTTCAAAACCAGCTGAGCTTcaataaaatgatagaaacccagCTAGCTCAGTTGGCATCCTTAAACCCTGCAAATGAAACTGGGAGGATTCTGGGGCGACCCGACTCGTGAGGAGGTAAAGTCAAGGCGATCACGACGAGAGGAtgtaagtccactcgtgatccgcTATATCCTAACCCTGTAGGAACTAACGGGATATCAAAACAAGCGCCATCTAGTGACTCGGCTGACAAAGAGGTTCAGCCAGAGAAGACCGTGCCGCAGGAATACTGCGACACACGGTTGCTGCCGTTTCCCCAACGGTGTAGGAAACCGTCAGTGGACGAGCAAttcgctcgttttgttgaagtaatccagaagatCCATATCAACGTGTCGTTGTTGGATGCTATGCAAGTACCAACATACAcccgttatctcaaggacatagtcaacaacaagagaccgctcccaacaacAGAGGTGGTCAAGCAATGCAGCAACgtgatactccacaagctcccggagaagaagaaaaatcagGGGTGTCCTACGATCACTTGCTAGATCGGGGCACAACAATTCGACCAGGCCTTATACGACCTGGGAGCCAGTGTCAGCATCATGCCGAAAGACGTCTTCGATAGACTCAACTTCACagtgttggcaccaacaccgatgcgcctTCAACTGGCTGATTCGTCAGTCCGTTACCCGGCAgggatagcggaggatgtgTCAGTCAAGACACGGGATTTCTTTATCCCGGTTGACTTCGTGGTGCTGGACATGGACACGGGAAAAGAGACGCCGCTCATCCTGGGGCGCCCGTTCCACGTCAACGGCAAGGAAGagaagtttgagtttcaaccgaGGACGGAACAATACTCCATGGTCAGAATAAAGTATGGGCCGAACCCACAGAATatccaagaggtcgaagtggagccacccaaaaTGGACAGCCTGGTGAAATTTATGCAGAATTTCATGGAGAAGGAAACAACTATGCCTAAGAACCGTTATTGGAAGATGCCGGTAGAACCACCCATACTGGCCAAGAAACTAGAGCAGCCGGCTCAGAAGAAGCCGCCATCcgcaccaaaaccaaagaaggtgtggaggaagaagccaaagacgcccactccatcacctccggagacgggTGGAAAATCCGCTAACTGATTCAGAAGGAGGTACGGTCTCGCAAGTCGGACtttaaatgacgcgaccttcgccaacaggtaaattggtatgtatccgcatatttgctttcaacaatttgaatttttgcatcatcatatatttgaacttcaaaattgcatttaggatttttgaattttgaggaaattcttcaaatgaatcTTTTAGAGCAAAccgaaataaaattttcaacgaaTATTCGCTATGCCAAGACCACACTGATCATTGGAATCCAACGGccgaaagtggggccggttgggcccaccaggggttcggccgaacaacCGGCCAGGCAACGGTTACCTGCTACTTTTGGCAAGGTAACggctagtgggtcccacatgtcatttctGACTGTTATGGGTACCCTATAAAAGCCAGCCAGCCGGGAGAGGGAActccaccccatttcaacacattttcattccctctccaaagtttgctctcaagttcattcaagtTTTGATTGTTTCCCTCaaattaaaatatttagttgcatgtatacaagttgctttggtgaaactaaccggcgTGTGAAATTCTTGTCATCtctaacccccgccgagttactccgttcttgctccattgtgcagaatgaggaggcgactgtctcgtctgttcaaggggtccggctcttcatcaagtcgtcatgacgagtctagtacTCATTCATCAGCAGATGTTTTGATGGAAGACGCCGAAGCTCCGCGACGACTCCTGAACGACAccgacctcgaccttgtcagtgatcggaagagacaagcctactacatgctgagcgaccgggagtatgctcacacgcgagaatactcaccggagctgctgaaaaagataggtattGAAGTTGAATTTCGTTCTATTTGGAAAGCggttggttggcagagatttaTTGTGGTAGATGAGCTtggttctcgtttgcttactttgcaatttctgtgcactatgaaagaaatagaagatgaaaTTTCCTTTCGTTTTTTCCATAAGGAGTACacacttacatggaaaggcttaagtacacttcttggttttcacgattcctgtaaagtcgatctccagaaaggaatttcagggttcgagaaaaataggttttgggaagacatttctggtgctccaatttgcaagaaacctagaacgaatgatattcataatcctacacttaggctcatgcacaaatggattactatgactttgtttcctagaagtgatatgagacccattaggggagatgaattaattatcatgtttgccatggttagaaaaatcaaaatttctcctgtgaaatgtatgataaggcaatggttagaaagtataaagttctctgctcctgttgagtgcacttctctgattactcggatagcaaaagggcttggggtcgttagcgaccaaattgcttttatctcagccgctcgtccgcgtattgatgaggcttatctagtgcaagggcatattttGAAGCATGGAgcagatggatctttgatatacttttttCCCGGTTGTACAAATAAAATCCCGTTGCCAAGtacggggtatcatttgtacaactgccatgaactaaccattctCCTGCAGACCATACaagaatctcgtgcaggtggaacatatagggagacgcgcaacatgaTAAGGAACGAACAagaaagttcatcatcctcaacacccgtgcagatgtatgaggcaggtgTTACAGAAAAACTCAAAGACTGACATTACTATTCCTTACCATGTTTTTGTCACTGACTTCCTGTTGCAGCTTCGCGCATACTGCAATTCCCACATGACATCGTGTTTCATAGAAATGTTGGTTTGCACTATCTGAATATATCCTTGTTTTATCCTATATGTTAATTCTGCTAGCTATTTCCTTGGAATGATTTGAAGAAATCATTTTCTCTTGAAAGGGAACTGTAATGAAAAAAAGAACTAAAGTGATAAATTCCAATTTAAAACCTTACATGCGATTGATGCACAAAAATTATCACATAATTTAGTTGCAAAACTTTCTCTGGTTAACCTTATATATTACACTAATTGAATGAACTGAATTTGCCAGTTAATCAAAACATCTTGTGGCTAATCTCGAACAATGTCAAATTAGATTACGCTAAACAAATATAGTTGTATTCGTGTTTATATCCTTTGTTAATTCTCTTTCCCCAGTAGATGATATGTGGGAATAGTGTATATTTTGTCAAAGATAACTAcatgaaaaaaatcaataatttgTCATACTCTGTCACAATGTGTTGAATTGTagttataaaattttatctagtaGAGCGGTTAATTTTATCGTGCAAATGATATAAAACTAAAGTTACAGAAATATCTCCCAGCTGTACTGCTGGACAAAGGGTTTTTAACCCCGGTTTataaccccctatagtcccggttatgcaaccgggactacgaatacAGGACTACAgatacccatctttagtcctagttAAAATAACCATGATTAAAAATATCCATTTTTAGgcccgattggtgttaccaaccggaactaaagatggaGCCAGGCCAGCTCCAGttggtagattttttttctttttttcattgttttaacTTTGAATATTCATTTCACTACTTCCccaaatcatccccaaatcGATCATCGCAGAAAAAAGTATCATCTCTAAATCTCTAAATTGATCatatccaaatacatcacaaattctaaaaaaaacatcacaaatacttcacatattcacatcacacacaaatcaaatacatcacagattatacatctcagatccatgcaatgaatcacaaattctcaaaaaaaagaacaaaaacaatTTTGCGATgtcgctgccgcctcctctctgGCAGAggcgccggccgcccgccgccgcccgcccgtcctACTCGCTCGCCCTCTGGCCTGCTTGCTTGAGAGGATAAGaatagagagaggaaagggagaGGATAAGAAAAAAGAGGAGGATAAAGAAGAGGTGATTGCTAGAGGATAAGtgctagggattatatactatgcaccgatttttagtcccagttggtatttccaaccgggaataaaaagaATAGGGGGCATACACTtttttaaccaggactaaaaacgATCTTTAGTACCAACcagactaaagatcataaaatAGCTATGGGCTtttcaaccggggctaaagatgatttttagtctgggttctttttggaaccggGGCTATTAATTGTGGTTTTCGGCTAAGCCAACAAAGATTAGTTCTCCAGTAGGGTTGATAGCATAAACTTTAGATGGCACATGTGTTATATCGTGGTCAATATTATATTATCTGGTTCTTATTATGCATGTTGGCAAAGTATTCTCAGCCATTATCCATTTCTTTTTATTGCTGGTGTCAgtttaaattaattatattagtGCTCTTTCACCGTGTCGTCTATTCAACGCGTGCAAGTATATGAATATCAAACAATTAATAACAACGGATAATCAGTTCATTAAAACTCATATGTGCTCAGCTTCTATAACAACGGATATCTATCCAAAGATCAATATAATTAATTTACAGTAACTATGTCATATATATCTGAACTTTTCATATTGGTAGTTAATTTTCAATATCATGGAAAACATGTCTATTTTTCCCCTGCCAGCTGAGATTTACCAGCATAATATATAAGAAGTTTCTTACCATCCACGGTaccacatatatttttatgataatATGTCCTTAGTATACCCTCGGGTATCCAAAATATTAGAAAAGTATCTTAAATTTGTATGAGAAAATATAGTACATTGTACTTTCTGAAGAAGATCTAAATGatcattaaataaataaatatttaatcaaCGTGCAAATAAATACAAATATTTCCACCCGTACTCACATATGGTATGGTAAGTGGCAAAGAGTAAATGAACCCTGTGAATCTTATTACCTGACTGAATTGGTCAGGTTAGCTAGTATAACATGCATAGCCTGGTTCGTCCTTATTGTGGTTTTCCACGTGTTTGTCTCTGTGTTTGTAACATGTCGTGCTGATCAGGTTTCAACTATGAGGAAGGTAGAGCTATCTGCATGTACAGACACAAGGTGACTGTAGTGCTTGGGAAGTGAGGATGAAGATGTCATCTTCCCTCACCTATCTACAAATTAAGCTCTTAGTACTGACACAATCCAGCAGTGGAATTAAAATTAAACCATGCACATGCATATGATGCCAGAACACGCTCTCTAGTATATATTTCCTCTGATGCATTCCTGCAGCTAGCAGTACTTGCATGGATTCCATTCTCTACAGTACATATTCCCTTCTCATTTCTCCATGCTACtctttgttttcattttctcttcccaaataaaaaaatatgtataccAGAAGACATTCCTATATTTCTTTTTTGGTTCTTGTATTTATCATCTGATAGAATATACAGTTTCAGTCGGGCTCTGCGCTCAGTTTGTTCCCTTCCTTGCGCAGCCTTGAGGACAGACACAAGCCCCATCCCTAGCCTTAACTTTTCCATTGCTTAACGAGACCAGGCAAAGTTTCCCTGTGATCTGCAGAGCATTTAACAACAAGACAGTGATTGCATCCAGGAAAGTCACACTTGTGTAAGAAACTGAGAAGAAAATGATGGGGCCCTATTGGGTACTATTATTGGTTGGAGGAACTAATTAATAGTACTACAGACGATCAGAATATGAGTCAGTTGCATCCATAAAGACAAGCAAATCAAGCCTCTTTCTAACTTCCCCGGCTAGCTTGCAGCTCTTCTTCCCCCCTTCTGCTCCGGCCCTCTCATAGCTAGATCCTCACATGTACTGCTGTCTTCCTCAATCCTGGGTTCAGATGTTTCACCTCTTCTCTATCTAGCCCTCTTTCCATCATCTTTGGCACCTGCAAGAGCTAGAGCTGTAAAAGTTAGTTAGTGTCATTTGATGGATCCAGCAAGGTACTGGATCTTGGCCAGGAGGAAGCTGGGAGATCAGAAGGCGCCTCTCTTCCCCACCCCTCACATCAccatcggcgccggcggcagctccACCTCCTACTACGAGTCATGGGAGGAACGTGCCTTCGCGGAAGACTCCGCAGGGCATCTCGGGGGCTGCATCTGGCCGCCGAGGTCCTACTCCTGCAGCTTCTGCGGCCGTGAGTTCCGGTCGGCGCAGGCGCTGGGCGGGCACATGAACGTCCACCGGAGGGACCGGGCAAGGCTCAAGCTCTCTGGGGTTGTGGAGGACGGCACCGGCGGCGAAAGCCACGGCATGCCGCCAAACCAAAACTACATGATACAACCATGCCCTCCCCAAATTGGCACCCTGCAGCACGCCTACAGCCCAAACCCTAGAAGTGGCAGTATTCTCGCTGCTGACACTAACCCTAATTCCATATGTGATGTTGTCGCGTACCCTGCTAGATCCTTGCTTCAAGTTGCAGCTGCTAGAACTGCCTTGGGCAAACAAGTCCTGAACGCCCCTCTTGTCTCATCGAAGTCGCCGTCGGCTGGTAGAGAACATGGTAAGAGGGAGACGTTGTTTCTTGGTGCTGTTCGATTGGCACAGGATCATGACACGGTGAGTTCTAATCTTGACCTGCGTGTTGGGAAAAATGAATTGAAGATAACTACTGTTTTGGGGTGCCGATCAAGAAGGGACTTTATGTACGATAACGACCGCGCGGATGATGAAAAGACTGTTGAAGCAAGTCACAAGAAAAGAAGAATCGATTTGGAGGTAAACCCCCTGATTCTAACTTCTTCAACCAGTAATCATCAACAGCAAGATGGTGGTGATGACCAACATCATGAAAAGATACTAAAACTTTATCGTAGCTCCTCGGTTGAAGAACTAGATCTTGAGCTTAGACTCGGGGAAGCCCCAAAAGAACAGTAGATTTCATATCCACTGTTGTATCTCAACTTGATTACAAATGTTTAATTTGTATTTATTCACCACTCGTGTTTCATTGAAATGTTGGTTTGCACTATCTGAATTTATCCTTGTTTTATCCTATATGTTAATTCTGCTTATTTCCTTGGAATGATTTGAAGAAATCATTTTTCTCTTGAAAGGGAACTGTAATGAAAAAAAGAACTAAAGTGACTTGTTATATGCTGTGTAAGAAGGTACTGAATTCCAATTTAAAACCTTGCATTGATGCACGAAAATTATCACATAATGTAGTTCCAAACTTTCTCTGGTTAACCTTATATATTACACTAATTGAATGAACTGAATTGCCAGTTATTCAAAACATCTTGCGGCTGATCTCAAACAATGTCAAATTAGATTACGCTAAACAAATATAGTTGTATTCTTGTTTTATATCCTATGCTAATTCTCTTACCCCCCATAGATGATCTGTGGAAATAGTGTATATTTCTTCAAAGAtaccacatgaaaaaaaatcaaaaatttgTCATACTCTGTCACAATGTGTTGAATTGTAGTTATAAAATTTTATGTAGTAGACCGgttaaataaatatttattatCATTGACAGAAATATCTTTCAACTGATATCAGCTGATAGCATAAACTTTAGATTGCATGTGTTTTATCGTGGCCAATATTATCTGGTTCTTATTGTGCATGTTGGCAAAGTATTCTCAGCCattatctatttatttttattgctGGTGTCAGTTTAAATTAATTAGTGCTCTTTCACCGTATCCTCTATTCAACGTGCAAGTATATGAATATCGAACAATTAATAATCACTTCATTAAAACTCATATGACCTCAGCTTCTATAACAACGGAAATCTATCAAAAGATCAATATTCAATTACAGTATTAACTATGTCGCGTATATATCTGAACTTTCGTATTGGTAGTTTATTTTCAATATCATGGAAAACATGTGTATTTTTTCCCCTGCCAGGTGAGATTTATACTAGTATAATATCTAAGAAGTTTCTTAACATTCACGGTACCACATTTTTTTTAGTGATAATATGTCCTTAGTACCCTTGGGTATCCAAAATATTAGAAAGTATCTTAAATTTGTTTGAGAAAATATGGTACTTTGTAGTTTCTGAAGAGGATCTCAAtgatcattaaaaaaataaatatttaatattcaACCAGCAAGTAAATACAAATATTTCCATCCGTAAGGAGTAAATCAAGCCTGTGTATCTTATTACCTGACTGAATTGGTCTGGTTAGCTAGTATAACATGCATAGCCTGGTTCATCCTTATTGTTGTTTTCCTCGTGTTTATCTCTGTGTTTTTAACATGTCATGCTGATCAGCTTTCAACTATGAGGAAGGTAGAGCTATCTGCATGTACAGACACAAGGTGACTGTAGTGCTTGGCAAGTGAGGATGAAGATGTCATCTTCCCTCCCCTGTCTACAAATTAAGCTCTCAGTACTGACACATTCCAGCAGTTAAACCATGCACATGCATATGATGCAGAACATGCTCTCTAGTATATATTTCCTCTGATGCATTCCTGCAGCTAGCAGT
This window encodes:
- the LOC4338296 gene encoding uncharacterized protein, with product MDPARYWILARRKLGDQKAPLFPTPHITIGAGGSSTSYYESWEERAFAEDSAGHLGGCIWPPRSYSCSFCGREFRSAQALGGHMNVHRRDRARLKLSGVVEDGTGGESHGMPPNQNYMIQPCPPQIGTLQHAYSPNPRSGSILAADTNPNSICDVVAYPARSLLQVAAARTALGKQVLNAPLVSSKSPSAGREHGKRETLFLGAVRLAQDHDTVSSNLDLRVGKNELKITTVLGCRSRRDFMYDNDRADDEKTVEASHKKRRIDLEVNPLILTSSTSNHQQQDGGDDQHHEKILKLYRSSSVEELDLELRLGEAPKEQ